Sequence from the Coleofasciculaceae cyanobacterium genome:
TCTCCCCTTTGATTATTGGATTAACTGTAGTAGCTTATGGCACTAGTGCGCCAGAAATGTCCGTCAGCGTTATGTCCAGCTTGTCTGAACAGGGTGCTGATATTGCGATCGGTAACGTAGTGGGAAGTAATATTTGTAATGTTTTACTGATACTGGGTTTATCTGCCTTAATCGCTCCTCTAGCTGTTACCAAGCAAATGATTCGCTCTGAAGTACCAATGATGATTGGGGTTTCACTGCTGTTGTTAATGTTTTCCTTTGATGGTCAACTCAGCAGAGTAGACAGTATTATCCTATTTATTGGTGGGGTACTATATACTCTCTCTTTGATTTATCAAAGCAGTAAACAAAATGCAGAACAAGAGGAGTTTGCAGAGTACAGTTTCTTTAATCCAGTTACGCCGATAGTGTGGATTAAGAATACGGCATATATTATTGGGGGTTTAGTTTTACTAGTCTTGGGTTCTCGCTGGCTAGTAAATTCGGCGATAACAATTGCCGAATATTTCCAGGTTAGTAAATTAATAGTTGGTTTAACTATCGTCGCTTTAGGTACATCTCTACCAGAATTGTTTACTTCGGTAATCGCTAGTCTTCGAGGAGAGACAGACATTGCAGTAGGAAATGTCTTGGGCAGTAATATTTTTAATATCTTGGCAGTGTTAGGTGTATCGGGAATAGTTGCACCCAACGGCATTAATGTCAGTCCAACCGTGATTAGTTTTGATACGCCAGTAGCAATCGCCGTGGCATTTGCTTGTTTACCTATTTTCTACTCGAGAAAAAGAATCGACCGCTGGGAAGGCTTACTATTTTTGTTTTATTATTTGGCATACACCACCTATCTAATCTTGAACGCTACCGATCATCAGTTTCTGGCTTCATATGTCAATATCATGCTTGCGGTTGTTATCCCCATAACGGTAATTGCTTTAATCACCGTAGCGATTCTAGAAAAACGGGCAGAAAGAAAAGCAGGATGAATCCGTTCATTCGAGTTAATTGCTTATTGATTATCGTCTGCCGTGGTTGGTAGTTCTTCTAACTCGCTGGTAAAATCTCCAGCCAAAAAATATTCGACTATTTCCAGTTCCTGCTCAATTTTTGACACAATAGAGTTGGTTGCATCTACTGCGGTAGTAATTGAGTCCATCATAGATGCCATTTCATCTTCATCCTCGATTGAACTATTTACTCTAATTTCTAAAACAGATTGCCAGTCTGGTTCAATTTCACCCAAAATACGACAATACAGCCAAATTTTGCCAAATTTTGCCAAAGATGACCTAATTACTGCTGTAAAAATTCTCTGCTGAAGCTGCGGATAGTCAAGTTTTGCTTGGGTTGGCCGATTGATATAAATATGGAGCGTACTATTTTGAATAATTATCTGAAAGCGCAGCTTATCATCTTCACAGGCAAAGAGCGATCGCATTTAAAATCTGTTCTTCAGTCATGTTTAATTAGGCAAATCTTAGGTTTAGTTTGCCCAAAACCAGCAATTAATTAACTGAGCGATAAAAGTCTAAAAGCGATCGCTCCTTGCAGAAAAAGGATCGCGCAACAGTCTAATTAAAGAAGCAGTCAAGCTTTTGATGGAGAAAAGAGAAGCCAGAGATTAGTTAAAATACGTTTCTAGCTCTACTTATTCCTCGAATCATCTCTGTCAACCCAAACACTTATGACCGTAACTCCAGAAATTAAACAAAAAGTTGCTCAATTAAAAGAGCAGTTACAAAAAGCTGGCTATGCCTATTACGTTCTGGATAATCCCATCATGGAAGACGGGGTATATGACCAGCTATATCGGCAGCTACAGGACATAGAAACCAAACACCCTGAATTGATTACTCCAGATAGTCCGACGCAACGGGTAGGAGATAAGCCAGCCTCTAAATTTACTTCGGTAAAGCATAATATTCCTTTATATAGCTTAGAAAATGCCTTTAATTTTGAGGAATTAGCCAAGTGGGAAACTCGTTGGCAAAAACAACTCGATCGCCTGACTGAATTTACTTATGTCTGTGAACTAAAAATAGACGGTAGCGCGATCGCTCTAACCTACGAAAATGGTATTTTGGACAGAGGTGCAACCCGTGGTGATGGGGTAACAGGAGAAGAGATTACCCAAAATGTTAAAACTATTCGCACTATTCCCTTAAGATTGAATTTGCCTATAAAGGGAAGGGTAGAAGTCAGGGGAGAAGCATTTTTACCCATAAATGTTTTTGCAGCAATTAATCAAGAACGGAGTAAGTTGGGAGAGCCTTTATTTGCTAATCCCCGTAATGCTGCTGCGGGAACACTTAGACAACTCGATCCCAAGATTGTCGCCGAGCGCAAACTAAATTTTTTCGCTTATACTCTATACATTCTTGATTCCCCTAACAAAGCTAGAGATCTAGAACTCGGATCTCAATTAGAATCTTTAGAACTACTACAAAAAATGGGATTTCTGGTTAATCCTAATCGCAAACTGTGTCAGTCTCTGACAGAAGTAAAAGAGTATTTTCAACAGTGGGATACAGGTAGAAAAACTTTACCCTATATGACCGATGGCGTAGTAGTTAAACTCAACGACTATCAACTGCAACGACAGCTAGGGTTTACACAAAAGTTTCCGCGTTGGGCGATCGCACTTAAATATCCTGCCGAAGAAATCCCTACGCTTGTTAAAGATATTGTGGTTAATGTGGGGCGTACTGGGGCGGTTACGCCGATGGCAATTATGCAGCCTGTTCAGCTTGCAGGAACAACAGTACAAAGGGCAACTCTCCACAATAGCGATCGCATCTACCAGTTAGATATTCGCGTCGGCGATACGGTAATTATCCGCAAGGCTGGGGAAATCATCCCCGAAGTAGTAAGAGTTTTAACAGATTTACGTCCTTCTGGTACTGTTCCCTACCAGATACCCAGTAACTGTCCAGAATGCAGTTCAACCTTAGTTCGATCCAAAGACGAAGCCGTTACCCGCTGTATTAATATTTCTTGTCCAGCAATTTTACGGGGTAGTATTATTCACTGGGCTTCTCGCAATGCTCTAGACATTAAAGGTTTAGGTGAAAGAGTTGCTATTTTATTCATTGAAAATAATTTAGTTACTTCCGTTGCCGATTTATATTCCCTGACTGTGGAACAAATTGCCAGTTTAGAACGGATGGGAACAAAATCAGCCCAGAATTTAGTAGATGCGATCGCGCTTTCAAAAAATAAACCCTACGACAGAATTTTATATGGTTTGGGCATCCGTTATGTAGGCAGCGTCAACGCCAAAATATTAGCCGAAAATTTTCCCTCAATTGAGAAGTTGCAGATCGCACCT
This genomic interval carries:
- a CDS encoding calcium/sodium antiporter, whose amino-acid sequence is MNPITFLTLIAGLVLLVIGAEFLVKGSSRLAAILRISPLIIGLTVVAYGTSAPEMSVSVMSSLSEQGADIAIGNVVGSNICNVLLILGLSALIAPLAVTKQMIRSEVPMMIGVSLLLLMFSFDGQLSRVDSIILFIGGVLYTLSLIYQSSKQNAEQEEFAEYSFFNPVTPIVWIKNTAYIIGGLVLLVLGSRWLVNSAITIAEYFQVSKLIVGLTIVALGTSLPELFTSVIASLRGETDIAVGNVLGSNIFNILAVLGVSGIVAPNGINVSPTVISFDTPVAIAVAFACLPIFYSRKRIDRWEGLLFLFYYLAYTTYLILNATDHQFLASYVNIMLAVVIPITVIALITVAILEKRAERKAG
- the ligA gene encoding NAD-dependent DNA ligase LigA — translated: MTVTPEIKQKVAQLKEQLQKAGYAYYVLDNPIMEDGVYDQLYRQLQDIETKHPELITPDSPTQRVGDKPASKFTSVKHNIPLYSLENAFNFEELAKWETRWQKQLDRLTEFTYVCELKIDGSAIALTYENGILDRGATRGDGVTGEEITQNVKTIRTIPLRLNLPIKGRVEVRGEAFLPINVFAAINQERSKLGEPLFANPRNAAAGTLRQLDPKIVAERKLNFFAYTLYILDSPNKARDLELGSQLESLELLQKMGFLVNPNRKLCQSLTEVKEYFQQWDTGRKTLPYMTDGVVVKLNDYQLQRQLGFTQKFPRWAIALKYPAEEIPTLVKDIVVNVGRTGAVTPMAIMQPVQLAGTTVQRATLHNSDRIYQLDIRVGDTVIIRKAGEIIPEVVRVLTDLRPSGTVPYQIPSNCPECSSTLVRSKDEAVTRCINISCPAILRGSIIHWASRNALDIKGLGERVAILFIENNLVTSVADLYSLTVEQIASLERMGTKSAQNLVDAIALSKNKPYDRILYGLGIRYVGSVNAKILAENFPSIEKLQIAPFESIEAVYGIGEEIAQSVFEWVRVSANQTLIQQLQAAGLKFDQATPDNNTNLAFSGKTFVLTGTLPSLKREEAKKLIEQAGGKVTGSISKKTDYILLGENAGSKLAKAEKLGITQLSEAELIDLLKINR